A genomic stretch from Setaria viridis chromosome 1, Setaria_viridis_v4.0, whole genome shotgun sequence includes:
- the LOC117844560 gene encoding terpene synthase 2, chloroplastic isoform X1, whose product MAAAPARIVFSFSVEPLLLQASPAAGNGRRGHRHRSGSIRSSLAYKTPQKSIVTVQKTLHGYRKSGRETMAVVDNLKRLCIDHYFEEEIESAMGACMDLVHSDDLFDATLAFRLMREAGHDVSAADDVLRRFTDDTGEFKLALSNDIRGLLSLHDMSHLDMGDEASLSKAKEFSSKHLESAIRYLEPGLARYVRQSLDHPYHLSLMQYKARHHLSYLQTLPTRNTAMEELAISEFQLNKRLHQKEMQEVKRWWTDLGLSREIPVVRDQVLKWYMWPMTTFQGPSSSRYRVETTKIISLVYVVDDIFDLVGTPEELSLFTEAIKMWNTVAADSLPSGIRSCYKAIYTTTNEIADMVEEERGFNPINHLRHAWAVLFDGFMVEARWLATDQVPTAEDYLRNGAVTSGVPLTLALVFAMLGYDQSNEAAELADHIPSIISCPAKILRLWDDLGSAEDEAQEGLDGSYRDFYQMENPSCTQADAEEHMRGLIAREWEELNRECFSRRTFASRFTQVSLNAARMVGVMYSYDKEQRLLVLEDYARMLLL is encoded by the exons ATGGCTGCTGCTCCTGCACGCATCGTCTTCTCCTTCTCCGTGgagcctcttctccttcaagcttcgccggcggccgggaacGGCCGGCGAGGGCACCGCCACCGCAGCGGTTCAATCCGCTCCTCGCTCGCGTACAAAACACCCCAGAAAAGCATCGTGACTGTACAAAAGACTCTGCACGGGTATCGGAAGAGCGGACGGGAGACGATGGCCGTCGTCGACAACCTCAAGCGCCTCTGCATCGACCACTACTTCGAGGAAGAGATCGAGAGCGCCATGGGCGCGTGCATGGATCTCGTCCACAGCGATGATCTCTTCGACGCAACCCTTGCATTCAGGCTCATGAGAGAGGCCGGCCATGATGTTTCAGCAG CAGATGATGTTCTGAGGAGGTTCACCGACGACACCGGCGAGTTCAAGCTTGCTCTTAGCAACGATATAAGGGGCCTCCTGAGCCTGCATGACATGTCACACCTGGACATGGGAGATGAAGCATCACTCTCCAAGGCAAAGGAGTTCTCAAGCAAGCACCTTGAATCTGCCATCAGGTACTTGGAGCCAGGACTTGCAAGGTACGTGAGGCAGTCCCTGGACCACCCATACCACCTGAGCCTGATGCAGTACAAGGCTAGGCACCACCTCAGCTACCTGCAGACTCTGCCCACCAGAAACACTGCAATGGAGGAACTAGCAATTTCAGAGTTCCAGCTCAACAAACGGCTGCATCAGAAAGAAATGCAGGAGGTTAAAAG ATGGTGGACGGATCTAGGATTGTCTCGTGAGATACCGGTGGTGCGGGACCAGGTGCTGAAATGGTACATGTGGCCCATGACAACCTTCCAGGGGCCTTCCTCGTCCAGATACCGGGTTGAGACCACAAAGATAATCTCACTAGTCTACGTTGTTGATGACATATTTGATCTTGTTGGCACACCAGAGGAGCTCTCCCTCTTCACCGAGGCAATCAAAAT GTGGAATACTGTGGCTGCTGATTCACTCCCCAGTGGCATAAGATCATGCTACAAGGCTATTTACACCACTACGAATGAGATCGCAGATATGGTAGAAGAGGAGCGTGGATTCAATCCCATCAATCATCTCAGACATGCA tgGGCGGTGCTGTTTGATGGATTCATGGTAGAGGCAAGATGGCTGGCAACCGATCAGGTTCCTACCGCAGAAGACTACCTGAGAAATGGTGCTGTCACTTCAGGAGTGCCGCTTACATTAGCGCTCGTATTCGCCATGCTAGGTTATGATCAAAGTAATGAAGCTGCAGAGCTCGCTGACCACATCCCTTCCATCATCTCTTGCCCGGCCAAGATCCTCAGGCTTTGGGATGACTTGGGCAGTGCAGAG GATGAAGCACAGGAAGGACTGGACGGATCATATAGGGATTTCTACCAGATGGAAAATCCTAGCTGCACTCAGGCCGACGCCGAAGAACACATGCGTGGCTTGATCGCGAGGGAGTGGGAGGAGCTCAACAGGGAGTGCTTCTCCAGGAGGACCTTCGCCTCTAGGTTCACGCAGGTTTCCTTGAACGCCGCCAGGATGGTCGGCGTCATGTACTCGTACGACAAGGAGCAGAGGCTCCTTGTTCTCGAGGACTACGCGAGGATGCTGCTACTTTGA
- the LOC117844560 gene encoding terpene synthase 2, chloroplastic isoform X2, with amino-acid sequence MAAAPARIVFSFSVEPLLLQASPAAGNGRRGHRHRSGSIRSSLAYKTPQKSIVTVQKTLHGYRKSGRETMAVVDNLKRLCIDHYFEEEIESAMGACMDLVHSDDLFDATLAFRLMREAGHDVSADDVLRRFTDDTGEFKLALSNDIRGLLSLHDMSHLDMGDEASLSKAKEFSSKHLESAIRYLEPGLARYVRQSLDHPYHLSLMQYKARHHLSYLQTLPTRNTAMEELAISEFQLNKRLHQKEMQEVKRWWTDLGLSREIPVVRDQVLKWYMWPMTTFQGPSSSRYRVETTKIISLVYVVDDIFDLVGTPEELSLFTEAIKMWNTVAADSLPSGIRSCYKAIYTTTNEIADMVEEERGFNPINHLRHAWAVLFDGFMVEARWLATDQVPTAEDYLRNGAVTSGVPLTLALVFAMLGYDQSNEAAELADHIPSIISCPAKILRLWDDLGSAEDEAQEGLDGSYRDFYQMENPSCTQADAEEHMRGLIAREWEELNRECFSRRTFASRFTQVSLNAARMVGVMYSYDKEQRLLVLEDYARMLLL; translated from the exons ATGGCTGCTGCTCCTGCACGCATCGTCTTCTCCTTCTCCGTGgagcctcttctccttcaagcttcgccggcggccgggaacGGCCGGCGAGGGCACCGCCACCGCAGCGGTTCAATCCGCTCCTCGCTCGCGTACAAAACACCCCAGAAAAGCATCGTGACTGTACAAAAGACTCTGCACGGGTATCGGAAGAGCGGACGGGAGACGATGGCCGTCGTCGACAACCTCAAGCGCCTCTGCATCGACCACTACTTCGAGGAAGAGATCGAGAGCGCCATGGGCGCGTGCATGGATCTCGTCCACAGCGATGATCTCTTCGACGCAACCCTTGCATTCAGGCTCATGAGAGAGGCCGGCCATGATGTTTCAGCAG ATGATGTTCTGAGGAGGTTCACCGACGACACCGGCGAGTTCAAGCTTGCTCTTAGCAACGATATAAGGGGCCTCCTGAGCCTGCATGACATGTCACACCTGGACATGGGAGATGAAGCATCACTCTCCAAGGCAAAGGAGTTCTCAAGCAAGCACCTTGAATCTGCCATCAGGTACTTGGAGCCAGGACTTGCAAGGTACGTGAGGCAGTCCCTGGACCACCCATACCACCTGAGCCTGATGCAGTACAAGGCTAGGCACCACCTCAGCTACCTGCAGACTCTGCCCACCAGAAACACTGCAATGGAGGAACTAGCAATTTCAGAGTTCCAGCTCAACAAACGGCTGCATCAGAAAGAAATGCAGGAGGTTAAAAG ATGGTGGACGGATCTAGGATTGTCTCGTGAGATACCGGTGGTGCGGGACCAGGTGCTGAAATGGTACATGTGGCCCATGACAACCTTCCAGGGGCCTTCCTCGTCCAGATACCGGGTTGAGACCACAAAGATAATCTCACTAGTCTACGTTGTTGATGACATATTTGATCTTGTTGGCACACCAGAGGAGCTCTCCCTCTTCACCGAGGCAATCAAAAT GTGGAATACTGTGGCTGCTGATTCACTCCCCAGTGGCATAAGATCATGCTACAAGGCTATTTACACCACTACGAATGAGATCGCAGATATGGTAGAAGAGGAGCGTGGATTCAATCCCATCAATCATCTCAGACATGCA tgGGCGGTGCTGTTTGATGGATTCATGGTAGAGGCAAGATGGCTGGCAACCGATCAGGTTCCTACCGCAGAAGACTACCTGAGAAATGGTGCTGTCACTTCAGGAGTGCCGCTTACATTAGCGCTCGTATTCGCCATGCTAGGTTATGATCAAAGTAATGAAGCTGCAGAGCTCGCTGACCACATCCCTTCCATCATCTCTTGCCCGGCCAAGATCCTCAGGCTTTGGGATGACTTGGGCAGTGCAGAG GATGAAGCACAGGAAGGACTGGACGGATCATATAGGGATTTCTACCAGATGGAAAATCCTAGCTGCACTCAGGCCGACGCCGAAGAACACATGCGTGGCTTGATCGCGAGGGAGTGGGAGGAGCTCAACAGGGAGTGCTTCTCCAGGAGGACCTTCGCCTCTAGGTTCACGCAGGTTTCCTTGAACGCCGCCAGGATGGTCGGCGTCATGTACTCGTACGACAAGGAGCAGAGGCTCCTTGTTCTCGAGGACTACGCGAGGATGCTGCTACTTTGA